A part of Kitasatospora acidiphila genomic DNA contains:
- a CDS encoding DUF4097 family beta strand repeat-containing protein, whose translation MDNRLTRVLVYAAITGAVLLSMTACDWWGSRKHNDVSYGVSQSVKTLVVQGETGDITVVGGGDAVTVTEHQHYQDQQPVTTHQVSADGTLTLAYHCHDCGVGYDIHVPAGTVVKLTASTGDVDLSGLTADVQADTETGKIRATGLTGGKAELRAQTGDVCASFAGAPRAVNASTETGSVQITVPGGTGYTVAAAAQTGSVKVAVPQDPSTGRTINAHAETGSVAVTGA comes from the coding sequence ATGGACAACCGCCTGACCCGAGTGCTGGTCTACGCCGCGATTACCGGCGCCGTGCTCCTGTCGATGACGGCCTGTGACTGGTGGGGTTCGCGGAAGCACAACGACGTCAGCTACGGCGTCAGCCAGTCGGTGAAGACGCTGGTGGTGCAGGGGGAGACCGGCGACATCACCGTGGTCGGCGGCGGCGACGCCGTCACCGTGACCGAGCACCAGCACTACCAGGACCAGCAGCCGGTCACCACCCACCAGGTGAGCGCCGACGGCACCCTCACCCTGGCGTACCACTGCCACGACTGCGGGGTCGGCTACGACATCCACGTGCCGGCCGGCACCGTGGTGAAGCTGACCGCCTCGACCGGTGACGTGGACCTGAGCGGGCTGACCGCCGACGTGCAGGCCGACACCGAAACCGGGAAGATCCGGGCGACCGGGCTGACCGGCGGCAAGGCCGAGCTGCGCGCCCAGACCGGTGACGTCTGCGCCTCCTTCGCCGGGGCCCCGAGGGCGGTGAACGCCAGCACCGAGACCGGTTCGGTCCAGATCACCGTGCCGGGCGGCACCGGCTACACCGTCGCGGCCGCCGCGCAGACCGGCTCGGTCAAGGTGGCGGTCCCACAGGACCCCTCGACCGGACGGACCATCAACGCCCACGCGGAGACCGGCAGCGTTGCCGTCACCGGTGCCTGA
- a CDS encoding ATP-binding protein, with translation MEIARWQGRVIRAVAARPFLVDSVLAFLAGALSVWAVFFDGRSWPLWTFVLAAATAAPLPWRRRAPFTVFVLSSLLSLGMSLFAHSAQPQIMLHSILVVYTLADRGKEWQRWLSLVVLVSYTVYGTHSPNGLIFSELTNIGSFILGSVVRELRQQAETQRKRAHEAGARAASEAARAVAEERSRIAREMHDILAHAVSLMVIQAEAGPLVVHRDPEKAIRAFDTIADSGRDAMVQLRRVLGVLKEDGATPQLAPQPRLVELTTVADRVRAAGVRVELALPEPVPALPADVEAAAYRIIQEALTNVLKHSGADRAEVAVVERAERLELTVQDNGRGPDGTAAVGAPGWSGGRGLLGIRERAVACGGRAEAGPGPDGLGFRIRADLPLGTQAL, from the coding sequence GTGGAGATCGCGCGCTGGCAGGGCCGGGTGATCCGGGCGGTGGCGGCCCGGCCGTTCCTGGTCGACTCGGTGCTGGCCTTCCTGGCCGGGGCACTCTCGGTTTGGGCGGTCTTCTTCGACGGCCGCTCGTGGCCGCTCTGGACCTTCGTGCTCGCCGCCGCCACGGCGGCCCCGCTGCCCTGGCGGCGGCGGGCGCCGTTCACCGTGTTCGTGCTCTCCAGCCTCCTGTCGCTCGGCATGAGCCTGTTCGCGCACTCCGCGCAGCCGCAGATCATGCTGCACTCGATCCTGGTGGTCTACACCCTGGCCGACCGGGGCAAGGAGTGGCAGCGCTGGCTGAGTCTGGTCGTGCTGGTGTCCTACACGGTCTACGGCACCCATTCGCCCAACGGGCTGATCTTCAGCGAGTTGACCAACATCGGCTCCTTCATCCTCGGCTCGGTGGTGCGCGAACTGCGTCAGCAGGCCGAAACCCAGAGGAAGCGGGCGCACGAGGCCGGCGCCCGGGCCGCGAGCGAGGCGGCCCGCGCGGTGGCCGAGGAACGGAGCCGGATCGCCCGGGAGATGCACGACATCCTGGCGCACGCGGTCTCGCTGATGGTGATCCAGGCCGAGGCCGGGCCGCTTGTGGTGCACCGCGATCCGGAGAAGGCGATCCGCGCCTTCGACACCATCGCGGACTCCGGGCGGGACGCCATGGTGCAGCTGCGCCGGGTGCTCGGAGTGCTCAAGGAGGACGGCGCCACGCCCCAACTCGCCCCGCAGCCGAGGCTGGTGGAGCTCACCACGGTGGCCGACCGGGTGCGCGCGGCCGGTGTCCGGGTGGAGCTGGCGCTGCCCGAGCCGGTGCCGGCGCTGCCCGCCGACGTGGAGGCGGCGGCCTACCGGATCATCCAGGAGGCGCTGACCAATGTGCTCAAGCACTCCGGGGCGGACCGGGCCGAGGTGGCGGTGGTCGAGCGGGCCGAGCGGCTGGAACTGACGGTCCAGGACAACGGCCGCGGCCCGGACGGCACGGCGGCGGTCGGTGCGCCCGGCTGGTCGGGCGGGCGCGGACTGCTGGGCATCCGGGAGCGGGCGGTGGCCTGCGGCGGCCGGGCGGAGGCCGGGCCGGGGCCGGACGGGCTGGGCTTCCGGATCCGGGCCGACCTGCCCTTGGGAACACAGGCACTGTGA
- a CDS encoding response regulator, with protein sequence MVVADDQELVRAGFGMILDAQPDIEVVAEAADGEQAIEAVAAHRPDVLLLDVRMPVLDGLEAARRVCADYPDTKVLMLTTFDIDDYVYDALHAGASGFLLKDVRRDDLAHGVRMVAAGEALLAPSVTKRLISEFAARRPGVARRPHRLLDQLTAREQETLRLLARGLSNAEIAAELTVSEHTVKTHVSNLLSKLQLRDRVHAVVFAYEAGAVVAGEG encoded by the coding sequence GTGGTGGTGGCCGACGACCAGGAGCTGGTCCGGGCCGGATTCGGGATGATCCTGGACGCCCAGCCGGACATCGAGGTGGTGGCCGAGGCGGCGGACGGGGAGCAGGCGATCGAGGCGGTCGCCGCGCACCGGCCCGACGTGCTGCTGCTGGACGTCCGGATGCCGGTGCTGGACGGGCTGGAGGCGGCCCGCCGGGTCTGCGCCGACTACCCGGACACCAAGGTGCTGATGCTCACCACCTTCGACATCGACGACTACGTCTACGACGCGCTGCACGCGGGTGCCAGCGGCTTCCTGCTCAAGGACGTCCGCCGGGACGACCTGGCGCACGGTGTCCGGATGGTGGCCGCCGGTGAGGCGCTGCTCGCTCCGTCGGTGACCAAGCGCTTGATCAGCGAGTTCGCCGCCCGCCGCCCGGGCGTGGCCCGCCGGCCGCACCGGCTGCTTGATCAGCTGACGGCCCGTGAGCAGGAGACCCTGCGACTGCTGGCCCGAGGGCTGTCGAACGCCGAGATCGCCGCCGAGCTGACGGTCAGCGAACACACCGTCAAGACCCATGTCTCCAACCTGCTGAGCAAGTTGCAGCTGCGCGACCGGGTTCATGCGGTGGTCTTCGCCTACGAGGCCGGGGCAGTGGTGGCGGGCGAGGGCTGA
- a CDS encoding SIR2 family NAD-dependent protein deacylase: protein MSSRKLVAVLTGAGISTDSGIPDYRGPQGLWQRDPSAQELVTIGPYLASSDVRRRSWLMRRDAGALNAEPNAGHRALVELDRALPTRVLTQNVDGLHQEAGLRQDHVLELHGTARRVRCTGCAYTGTMAEALDRVAGGEPDPACRECGGILRPATVMFGEALDPEVLDRAARIAQLCDVFIAVGSSLQVHPAAGLVEVAVQAGAGLIVVNAEPTPYDEPADLVIREPISTALPALVARLTE from the coding sequence ATGAGCAGCCGCAAGCTCGTCGCCGTCCTGACCGGCGCCGGCATCTCCACCGACTCAGGCATCCCCGACTACCGTGGCCCGCAAGGCCTTTGGCAGCGCGATCCGAGCGCCCAGGAGCTGGTCACCATCGGCCCGTACCTGGCCTCCTCGGATGTCCGGCGGCGTTCCTGGCTGATGCGCCGGGACGCGGGCGCGCTGAACGCCGAGCCGAACGCCGGGCACCGGGCGCTGGTCGAGCTGGACCGGGCGCTGCCGACCCGGGTGCTCACCCAGAACGTGGACGGGCTGCACCAGGAGGCCGGGCTGCGCCAGGACCATGTGCTCGAACTGCACGGCACCGCGCGGCGGGTGCGCTGCACGGGGTGCGCCTACACCGGCACCATGGCCGAGGCGTTGGACCGGGTGGCGGGCGGCGAGCCGGACCCGGCCTGCCGGGAGTGCGGCGGGATCCTTCGACCGGCCACCGTGATGTTCGGCGAGGCGCTGGACCCCGAGGTGCTGGACCGGGCCGCCCGGATCGCGCAGCTGTGCGACGTGTTCATCGCGGTCGGCAGCAGCCTGCAGGTGCATCCGGCGGCCGGGCTGGTGGAGGTGGCGGTCCAGGCCGGGGCCGGGCTGATCGTGGTCAACGCCGAGCCGACCCCGTACGACGAGCCAGCCGACCTGGTGATCCGGGAGCCTATCTCCACGGCGCTGCCGGCCCTGGTCGCTAGGCTGACCGAGTGA
- a CDS encoding cytochrome P450 — protein sequence MTTRFDPRSAEFIAHPYDVYAELRADAPVVFHEATGQWLVSRHADVSALLRDRRLGRTYTHRFGHEEFGQSPPDPAHEPFHTLNGNGLLDLEGPDHTRIRRLVAKAFTPRMVEALRPTVARLADELVTGLLEEGGGDLISAVAEPLPVAVIAEMLGVPAADRHLLRPWSAAITGMFELNPSAGTAERAVRASVEFSDYLRALIGERRAAPGEDLLSALIAAQEDGDALSEQELVSTCVLLLNAGHEATVNTTGNGWWALLRNPAQLALLRSDVDAHLPTAIEELMRFDTPLQMFERWVLEDIEVAGVRIPRGSELALLFGSANRDEARFAAPDRLDVTRAENPHISFGAGIHYCLGAPLARLELIESFGALLRRAPDLTLLREPVWQPGYVIRGLTELQVTT from the coding sequence GTGACAACGCGTTTCGATCCCCGGTCGGCGGAGTTCATCGCGCACCCGTACGACGTCTACGCCGAACTGCGGGCCGACGCCCCGGTGGTCTTCCACGAGGCCACCGGGCAGTGGCTGGTCTCCCGCCACGCGGACGTCAGCGCGCTGCTGCGGGACCGGCGGCTCGGGCGCACCTACACCCACCGGTTCGGCCACGAGGAGTTCGGGCAGAGCCCGCCCGACCCGGCACACGAGCCGTTCCACACCCTCAACGGCAACGGCCTGCTGGACCTGGAAGGCCCCGACCACACCCGGATCCGCCGGCTGGTCGCCAAGGCCTTCACCCCGCGGATGGTCGAGGCACTGCGGCCCACCGTGGCGCGGCTGGCCGACGAACTGGTCACCGGGCTGCTCGAGGAGGGCGGCGGCGACCTGATCTCGGCCGTCGCCGAGCCGCTGCCGGTGGCCGTGATCGCCGAGATGCTGGGCGTGCCCGCCGCCGACCGGCACCTGCTGCGGCCCTGGTCGGCCGCGATCACCGGGATGTTCGAGCTCAACCCGAGCGCCGGGACCGCCGAGCGGGCGGTGCGGGCCAGCGTCGAGTTCTCCGACTACCTGCGCGCGCTGATCGGCGAGCGCCGGGCCGCGCCGGGCGAGGACCTGCTCTCCGCGCTGATCGCCGCCCAGGAGGACGGCGACGCGCTCAGCGAGCAGGAACTGGTCTCCACCTGCGTACTGCTGCTGAACGCCGGCCACGAGGCGACCGTCAACACCACCGGCAACGGCTGGTGGGCGCTGCTGCGCAACCCCGCTCAGCTGGCCCTGCTGCGCTCCGATGTCGACGCCCATCTCCCCACCGCCATCGAGGAGTTGATGCGGTTTGACACGCCACTGCAGATGTTCGAGCGGTGGGTGCTGGAGGACATCGAGGTGGCCGGCGTGCGCATCCCGCGCGGCAGCGAGCTCGCCCTGCTGTTCGGCTCGGCCAATCGGGACGAGGCGCGGTTCGCCGCCCCCGACCGGCTGGACGTCACCCGGGCCGAGAACCCGCACATCTCCTTCGGTGCAGGCATCCACTACTGCCTCGGCGCCCCGCTGGCCAGGCTCGAACTCATCGAATCCTTCGGCGCGTTGCTGCGCCGGGCGCCCGACCTGACACTGCTGCGGGAGCCGGTCTGGCAGCCCGGCTACGTGATCCGCGGCCTGACCGAACTGCAGGTGACCACATGA
- a CDS encoding ADP-ribosylglycohydrolase family protein has protein sequence MKRATGALLGLALGDALGAPTEFQSMENLARSWPDWRQLPLRQEALVTDDTQMTLSVARALRTALAEGPLTAERFTEPLRTEYVEWWRSPQNNRAPGFTCLSACQELSHRGVRWQEASRIGSKGCGANMRVAPLGLVRGLTMDQLAGGSQLQAALTHGHPTGLAASELTALTVWLLTQDTAPAQLPALLRAYAAANRTKYREDWLGDLWTQSHRHSAESFITEGWDQCLAVLDRLDQALAAADRDADPCLITGEGWIAEEAFASALLCFLLFPDDPVTAIRRAAYSSGDSDSLACLAGAFAGAHQGAHAWPADWVERIEHRDELLEFGALWD, from the coding sequence ATGAAGCGTGCTACCGGTGCTCTGCTGGGCCTGGCACTGGGTGACGCGCTCGGCGCCCCGACCGAGTTCCAGTCGATGGAGAACCTCGCCCGGAGCTGGCCTGACTGGCGTCAACTCCCGCTGCGCCAAGAGGCGTTGGTCACCGATGACACTCAGATGACGCTCTCGGTGGCCCGCGCGCTGCGCACCGCGCTGGCCGAGGGTCCACTGACCGCCGAGCGGTTCACCGAGCCGCTGCGCACCGAGTACGTCGAGTGGTGGCGCTCGCCGCAGAACAACCGGGCGCCGGGCTTCACCTGCCTGAGCGCCTGCCAGGAACTCAGCCACCGCGGGGTGCGCTGGCAGGAGGCCAGCCGGATCGGCTCCAAGGGCTGCGGCGCCAACATGCGGGTCGCCCCGCTGGGCCTGGTGCGCGGGCTGACGATGGACCAACTCGCGGGCGGCTCCCAACTGCAGGCCGCGCTGACCCACGGTCACCCGACCGGCCTGGCGGCCAGTGAGCTGACCGCGCTGACCGTCTGGCTGCTCACCCAGGACACCGCACCGGCCCAGCTGCCCGCGCTGCTGCGGGCCTATGCGGCGGCCAACCGCACCAAGTACCGCGAGGACTGGCTGGGCGACCTGTGGACGCAGTCCCACCGCCACTCGGCGGAGTCGTTCATCACCGAGGGCTGGGACCAGTGCCTGGCAGTCCTGGACCGGCTGGACCAGGCGCTGGCCGCAGCGGACCGGGATGCCGACCCGTGCCTGATCACGGGGGAGGGCTGGATCGCCGAGGAGGCGTTCGCCAGCGCGCTGCTCTGCTTCCTGCTCTTCCCCGACGACCCGGTGACGGCGATCCGCCGGGCCGCCTACTCCTCCGGTGACTCCGACTCGCTGGCCTGCCTGGCCGGCGCCTTCGCCGGCGCGCACCAGGGTGCCCACGCCTGGCCGGCCGACTGGGTGGAGCGGATCGAGCACCGCGACGAGCTGCTGGAGTTCGGCGCGCTCTGGGACTGA
- a CDS encoding DUF2786 domain-containing protein codes for MGQVSEENGGATVEQWEQALGALLGAPAKRTDRVLDEGASLLAASAERWPAVGRGLLTLADRSLGSLWARGWRPADLARLVRRDLAPPHQALLTDLVAAEARGHSPATLDRRWQEQLRELGAEAWWDGDEATSDENFLPGFAERHRLDRFALATAALELLALLARLPVITPVGPAPGAAHRVEHRAAGPLPGEPRMLSRIRALLAKAESTEYPQEAEALTAKAQQLMAQHSIDEALLAVGRPDSAATPGAVRIGVENPYEGPKAMLLDAVAAANRCRVVWAKEFSFCTVIGFDSDLDAVELLYTSLLVQATAAMQQAGSRQHLDGASRTRAFRQSFLVSYAARIRERLTEATEQTTREAAAGRHLNDDGTAEQRLPDARLLPALAAREEAVESATERMFPKLTSQRVRVSDGEGWAAGRAAADRAALQPRRRLGRQA; via the coding sequence ATGGGCCAGGTGAGTGAAGAGAACGGCGGGGCGACCGTCGAGCAGTGGGAGCAGGCGCTCGGCGCGCTGCTGGGCGCGCCGGCGAAGAGGACCGACCGGGTGCTGGACGAGGGCGCCTCGCTGCTGGCCGCCTCCGCCGAGCGCTGGCCGGCCGTCGGGCGCGGCCTGCTGACCCTGGCGGACCGGTCACTGGGCTCGCTCTGGGCCCGCGGCTGGCGCCCGGCCGACCTGGCCCGGCTGGTCCGGCGGGACCTGGCGCCGCCGCACCAGGCGCTGCTGACCGACCTGGTCGCCGCCGAGGCGCGCGGCCACTCCCCCGCCACCCTGGACCGGCGCTGGCAGGAGCAGCTGCGCGAGCTCGGCGCCGAGGCCTGGTGGGACGGCGACGAGGCCACTTCTGATGAAAACTTCCTGCCCGGTTTCGCCGAGCGGCACCGGCTGGACCGGTTCGCCCTGGCCACCGCCGCCCTGGAGCTGCTGGCGCTGCTCGCCCGGCTGCCGGTGATCACGCCGGTCGGGCCGGCCCCGGGCGCGGCCCACCGGGTCGAGCACCGGGCGGCCGGCCCGCTGCCCGGCGAGCCCCGGATGCTCTCCCGGATCCGCGCCCTGCTGGCCAAGGCCGAGTCGACCGAGTACCCGCAGGAGGCCGAGGCGCTGACCGCCAAGGCCCAGCAGCTGATGGCCCAGCACTCCATCGACGAGGCGCTGCTCGCGGTCGGCCGGCCGGACTCGGCGGCGACGCCCGGCGCGGTCCGGATCGGGGTGGAGAACCCGTACGAGGGCCCCAAGGCGATGCTGCTGGACGCGGTGGCGGCGGCCAACCGGTGCCGGGTGGTGTGGGCCAAGGAGTTCTCGTTCTGCACCGTCATCGGCTTCGACTCCGACCTGGACGCGGTGGAGCTGCTCTACACCTCGCTGCTGGTGCAGGCCACCGCGGCGATGCAGCAGGCCGGCAGCCGGCAGCACCTGGACGGGGCCTCCCGCACCCGGGCGTTCCGGCAGTCCTTCCTGGTCTCCTACGCGGCCCGGATCCGGGAGCGGCTCACCGAGGCGACCGAGCAGACCACCCGGGAGGCGGCCGCCGGGCGCCATCTGAACGACGACGGCACCGCCGAGCAGCGGCTGCCCGACGCCCGGCTGCTGCCCGCGCTGGCGGCCCGCGAGGAGGCGGTGGAGTCCGCGACCGAGCGGATGTTCCCCAAGCTCACCTCGCAGCGGGTGCGGGTCAGCGACGGGGAGGGCTGGGCGGCCGGGCGCGCCGCCGCCGACCGGGCGGCCCTGCAGCCCCGGCGGCGGCTCGGCCGGCAGGCGTAA
- a CDS encoding DUF1707 and DUF4190 domain-containing protein, whose product MGDVQPWPGGWQSRQPAQPGAYGPPAPAPAYGSPVPYGAPHAAMRAAHTDRERTIDVLKAAYAEGRLSAAEYGERFEVANSAQTYGQLAQLVADLPAGPGLAPPVAPMPVPATFMPPPVRPAPNNGMAVASLVLGLLCVPSMGFFGLPAVITGHVARNQIRRTKEGGDGMATAGLVLGYLSVAGWAMMFLFGMLMVASHG is encoded by the coding sequence ATGGGTGACGTGCAGCCGTGGCCCGGCGGTTGGCAGTCCCGGCAGCCGGCCCAGCCCGGGGCCTACGGTCCGCCGGCGCCGGCCCCCGCCTACGGCTCGCCGGTGCCGTACGGGGCGCCGCACGCCGCGATGCGCGCCGCGCACACCGACCGCGAGCGCACCATCGACGTGCTGAAGGCCGCCTACGCCGAGGGGCGGTTGTCCGCGGCGGAGTACGGCGAGCGGTTCGAGGTGGCGAACAGCGCCCAGACCTACGGCCAGTTGGCCCAGCTGGTGGCCGACCTGCCGGCCGGCCCGGGCCTGGCCCCGCCGGTGGCGCCGATGCCGGTGCCGGCCACCTTCATGCCGCCGCCGGTCCGCCCGGCGCCCAACAACGGCATGGCCGTCGCCTCCCTGGTGCTGGGCCTGCTCTGCGTGCCGTCCATGGGCTTCTTCGGGCTGCCGGCGGTGATCACCGGTCATGTGGCGCGCAATCAGATCCGCCGCACCAAGGAGGGCGGTGACGGGATGGCGACGGCCGGATTGGTCCTGGGTTACCTGTCGGTGGCCGGTTGGGCGATGATGTTCCTCTTCGGCATGCTCATGGTCGCCTCGCACGGGTAG
- the rpsL gene encoding 30S ribosomal protein S12: MPTIQQLVRKGRQDKVEKNKTPALKGSPQRRGVCTRVYTTTPKKPNSALRKVARVRLTSGIEVTAYIPGEGHNLQEHSIVLVRGGRVKDLPGVRYKIIRGSLDTQGVKNRKQARSRYGAKKEK; the protein is encoded by the coding sequence GTGCCTACGATCCAGCAGCTGGTCCGAAAGGGCCGGCAGGACAAGGTCGAGAAGAACAAGACGCCCGCCCTGAAGGGTTCGCCCCAGCGTCGCGGCGTCTGCACGCGTGTGTACACGACCACCCCGAAGAAGCCGAACTCGGCTCTCCGCAAGGTCGCCCGTGTGCGCCTCACCAGCGGGATCGAGGTCACCGCTTACATCCCGGGCGAGGGCCACAACCTGCAGGAGCACTCCATCGTGCTGGTCCGCGGTGGGCGTGTGAAGGACCTTCCTGGTGTCCGCTACAAGATCATCCGCGGCTCGCTCGACACCCAGGGTGTCAAGAACCGCAAGCAGGCTCGCAGCCGCTACGGCGCCAAGAAGGAGAAGTAA
- the rpsG gene encoding 30S ribosomal protein S7 produces MPRKGPAPKRPVIVDPVYGSPLVTSLVNKILLHGKRSTAERIVYGALEGVREKTGSDPVVTLKRALENVKPALEVKSRRVGGATYQVPVEVRPGRASTLALRWMVGYSRARREKTMTERLMNEILDASNGLGASVKRREDTHKMAESNKAFAHYRW; encoded by the coding sequence ATGCCTCGTAAGGGCCCCGCCCCGAAGCGCCCGGTCATCGTCGACCCGGTTTACGGCTCCCCGCTGGTGACCTCGCTGGTCAACAAGATCCTGCTGCACGGCAAGCGCTCCACCGCCGAGCGCATCGTGTACGGCGCCCTCGAGGGCGTTCGCGAGAAGACCGGCTCGGACCCCGTCGTGACGCTGAAGCGCGCGCTGGAGAACGTCAAGCCGGCCCTCGAGGTCAAGTCCCGCCGCGTCGGTGGTGCGACCTACCAGGTTCCGGTCGAGGTCCGCCCGGGCCGCGCCAGCACCCTGGCGCTGCGCTGGATGGTCGGCTACTCCCGCGCCCGTCGCGAGAAGACCATGACCGAGCGCCTGATGAACGAGATCCTCGACGCCAGCAACGGCCTGGGCGCTTCCGTGAAGCGTCGCGAGGACACCCACAAGATGGCCGAGTCCAACAAGGCCTTCGCGCACTACCGCTGGTAG
- the fusA gene encoding elongation factor G — protein sequence MATTSLDLAKVRNIGIMAHIDAGKTTTTERILFYTGVSYKIGEVHDGAATMDWMEQEQERGITITSAATTCHWTLDDSDHTINIIDTPGHVDFTVEVERSLRVLDGGVTVFDGVAGVEPQSETVWRQADRYGVPRICFINKLDRTGANFFFCVQTIVDRLGATPLVMQLPIGAESDFTGVVDLVKMKALVWSADAPKGEMYDVVDIPADLAEQAAEYREQLLDTVSNVSDEVMELALEGEDIPEELLVAAIRKGTLNSDFTPIFCGSAFKNKGVQPLLDAVVKYLPSPLDIEGIEGTKPNDPETKITRQASDDEPLAALAFKIMSDPHLGKLTFVRVYSGRLESGTSVLNSVKGKKERIGKIYRMHANKREEIESVGAGDIIAVMGLKQTTTGETLSDEKNPVILESMDFPAPVIRVAIEPKSKGDQEKLGVAIQRLAEEDPSFQVNTDEETGQTIIAGMGELHLEVLVDRMKREFKVEANVGKPQVAYRETIRKAVERIDYTHKKQTGGSGQFAKIQIAIEPLESGDGYEFVNKVTGGRVPREYIPSVDAGCQEAMEFGVLAGYPLQGVRVTLLDGAAHDVDSSELAFKIAGSMAFKEGAKKAGPALLEPMMAVEVTTPEDYMGEVIGDINSRRGQIRSMDERHGARVVNALVPLSEMFGYVGDLRSKTSGRASYSMQFDSYAEVPRNVAEEIIAKAKGE from the coding sequence ATGGCTACAACCTCCCTTGACCTCGCCAAGGTCCGCAACATCGGGATCATGGCGCACATCGACGCGGGCAAGACCACCACCACCGAGCGGATCCTGTTCTACACCGGTGTCTCGTACAAGATCGGTGAGGTCCACGATGGCGCTGCCACCATGGACTGGATGGAGCAGGAGCAGGAGCGCGGCATCACGATCACGTCGGCCGCGACGACCTGTCACTGGACGCTCGACGACTCCGACCACACCATCAACATCATCGACACCCCGGGCCACGTCGACTTCACCGTCGAGGTGGAGCGTTCGCTGCGCGTGCTCGACGGTGGCGTGACGGTGTTCGACGGCGTCGCCGGTGTCGAGCCCCAGTCCGAGACCGTGTGGCGGCAGGCTGACCGCTACGGCGTCCCGCGCATCTGCTTCATCAACAAGCTGGACCGCACGGGCGCCAACTTCTTCTTCTGCGTGCAGACCATCGTGGACCGCCTCGGCGCGACCCCGCTGGTCATGCAGCTGCCGATCGGCGCCGAGTCGGACTTCACCGGTGTCGTCGACCTGGTGAAGATGAAGGCCCTGGTCTGGTCGGCCGACGCGCCCAAGGGCGAGATGTACGACGTCGTCGACATCCCGGCCGACCTGGCGGAGCAGGCTGCCGAGTACCGCGAGCAGCTGCTCGACACCGTGTCGAACGTCAGCGACGAGGTGATGGAGCTCGCCCTGGAGGGCGAGGACATCCCCGAGGAGCTGCTGGTCGCCGCGATCCGCAAGGGCACGCTGAACTCGGACTTCACCCCGATCTTCTGCGGTTCCGCGTTCAAGAACAAGGGCGTCCAGCCCCTGCTCGACGCGGTCGTCAAGTACCTCCCGTCGCCGCTCGACATCGAGGGCATCGAGGGCACGAAGCCGAACGACCCCGAGACGAAGATCACCCGTCAGGCCTCGGACGACGAGCCGCTCGCCGCGCTCGCGTTCAAGATCATGTCGGACCCGCACCTCGGCAAGCTCACCTTCGTCCGGGTCTACTCGGGCCGCCTGGAGTCCGGCACCTCGGTGCTGAACTCCGTCAAGGGCAAGAAGGAGCGCATCGGCAAGATCTACCGCATGCACGCGAACAAGCGTGAGGAGATCGAGTCGGTGGGCGCCGGCGACATCATCGCCGTCATGGGCCTGAAGCAGACCACCACCGGTGAGACGCTGAGCGACGAGAAGAACCCGGTCATCCTGGAGTCCATGGACTTCCCGGCCCCGGTCATCCGCGTCGCCATCGAGCCCAAGTCCAAGGGTGACCAGGAGAAGCTGGGTGTCGCCATCCAGCGCCTCGCGGAGGAGGACCCCTCCTTCCAGGTCAACACGGACGAGGAGACCGGCCAGACCATCATCGCGGGTATGGGCGAGCTGCACCTCGAGGTGCTGGTCGACCGTATGAAGCGTGAGTTCAAGGTCGAGGCCAACGTCGGCAAGCCGCAGGTCGCGTACCGCGAGACGATCCGCAAGGCCGTCGAGCGGATCGACTACACGCACAAGAAGCAGACCGGTGGCTCCGGCCAGTTCGCCAAGATCCAGATCGCGATCGAGCCTCTGGAGAGCGGCGACGGCTACGAGTTCGTCAACAAGGTCACCGGTGGCCGCGTGCCGAGGGAGTACATCCCCTCGGTCGACGCCGGTTGCCAGGAGGCCATGGAGTTCGGTGTCCTCGCCGGCTACCCGCTGCAGGGTGTCCGCGTGACGCTGCTCGACGGTGCCGCGCACGACGTCGACTCCTCCGAGCTCGCGTTCAAGATCGCCGGCTCGATGGCCTTCAAGGAAGGCGCCAAGAAGGCCGGCCCGGCCCTCCTGGAGCCGATGATGGCCGTCGAGGTCACCACGCCCGAGGACTACATGGGCGAGGTCATCGGCGACATCAACTCTCGTCGTGGCCAGATCCGGTCCATGGACGAGCGTCACGGTGCCCGCGTGGTCAACGCGCTGGTGCCGCTCTCCGAGATGTTCGGCTACGTCGGTGACCTGCGCAGCAAGACCTCTGGTCGCGCGAGCTACTCGATGCAGTTCGACTCGTACGCCGAGGTTCCGCGGAACGTGGCGGAGGAGATCATCGCCAAGGCCAAGGGCGAGTAA